DNA from Polyangiaceae bacterium:
CTCGACGCCGTACTGACCCGACAGCGGTGACGTCTCGCGCGACACTTGGGTCACACGCAAGCGGCGCCCTGGGTTGGCGGCTGTCGCTTTGGTTCCCGCTTGCGCTTCGGCGGCAGCGTCGGGCAGCCCCGCATCCGGCGAGGTCGTCGCTCGGTTGGAGTCCGACTTCGCAAGGCTTGGGTGCAGCTCGACGCTCACGGCAGCGTCGCCTTCACGCTCGGCGGCAGTAGGCTTTGGCGTGCCACCACCGCACGCGCACATGAGGAGCGCGAGGGCGCCCATCCAGGATCGCAAGGTCATGAGCCGCGAATCATACCGCACGCCCCTCAGCCCGGTGCGAACTCTGCCACCTTGCTCTTGTGTCGGCTGGCGCTGAGGTAGCTCCAGGCCTCGGCATCGGCGATGCGCGCGCCGGTCTCGGCCAAGAGCTCGCACAGCAGCGCGACCAGGGCACCCTCGTCGCGAGGTACCGCCTTCGGATCGCCACGCAACGTGCGCTCGATGGCGGTGACGATGTGACGGGTGTGCAAGGGTGACGCGCGTGCGACCACGCCCAAGGTGTTCGACAAGCGCTTGAGCTTGACCAGCCCGCTGTCCCGCAGAGACGAGAGCGCTTCACCGAGCTCGGCGCCATTCGTGCGCGCCTGCTCGATCGCCGCGATCGCAGCATCCGTCGACACCCCGCTTTCGCCGGGCTCCTTCGCGCTGAGGCCGACGCAAAGCATCACGCGCGCGAGCGGCCCCAGCGCTAGCGTCGTGTCGCGCAAGAGCTCGTAGTACGAGACGTTCTCCCACTCCGCACTCGACCAATCGAGGTTGCCGGCAAGGCTCGGGAGCGCGTCGAAGCAGTACGCTTCGATGCCGCTGGGCCACACCGTGAGCGACCACTTCACTAGCGAGCGCGCGAAGCCCGCCGCCTTCCCGTACTCTTTCGAATGCTGCAGCAGCTCTGCGGGGCGGTCCGCGCGGCGCGCGCCTTCGGTCGCCGGCTCGGCGCTGACGCCCAGACTGTAGAAGGTGTACTTGCCGCTCTTGCGCGAGCTGATCTCGTAGGCGTAGCGTCGCGGCGCCGGCGCGGCAGCGAGCATCCACGGCGAATCGTCCAAGGCGGGCGCGCCGCCTAGGGCCACGCGCAGGGCGTCGGCGGCCTTGCCCTTCAACGCTTTTGCCAGGGACAGCGCGTCCTTGCGCCCCTCGGGTGCGAGGCGAAGCAGCGCGATCACGAAATCGAAGGTGCTCGGCTCGGGTTGCTGGCGTAAGCGCTCGACCAGCACCTTCGGTTCGACGAAGCCGCCCTCATGCGTCGGAGTCGAGAGCAGCTCGCGCCCCGGCGCTTCGTCCAAGGCGCGGGCGATGCGCTCGCAGCGTTCCAGCCACACCGCTCCGAAGTCCAGCTCTTCGGTTTGGCGCGCGGCATCCAGATCGGCGTGGTGCACGAAAGCCTTCAGGGCTTGGCCCGGTGGTGCGGTCCAGGCCAGAGCCAAACACGCCAGCCCGTGAATCAACGGGCTGTCCCAGTAGCGCTCGGCTTGCTTCTTCGCTCGCTTCACCAGCGGCGAGACGCGCTCGTCGAAGTCTTGCGGACGCTCGGCACCGAAGCGCGCGATGGCGTCGAGCACGCGCTCTACCTCCATGACGTTGGAGTCGTCCTCCAACACGTGTGCATGTGCAAAGATGAGCTCGTCCAGCGACTCGATGCGCTGCACTCGCCTCGAGGGATCCAAGGGCGAAGGCGGCGCGGCGATGCCAGCTTCGCCTTCATCGCGCACTGTTGCCGCCACGGCGTTCGCCAAACCCGCGGTCGCCGCGGCGCTCGCTGCCGTCGCATTCGCTGCACCTCTGCCCCCGGGCGTGGCGATCCAGGGCGCCACGCGCTGTCTGAGCGTGGCCGCCACACTGGGCGCGGCGTCTTGCATCAGCGCTCGCAGCTCGGGGTCGACGGCATCGCCAGCGCGATCCAACAGATCCAGGGCCGCCTTTTGCACGTCCGGGCTTTCGTGCGCCAAAGCGTGAATGGCGGCGCGCGCGACGTCGGGCTTCGATGTCGGATCGCGCTTCGCGAGCGAGCGCATCAGGGACAGCGCGCGCTTGGCCGTGCTCTTCGAACGCGAAAGCGTTGCGGGTCCGAGGGCAGGCAGCAAGGTCGCCGCGCTGACGGGCTCAGTCTTTTCCA
Protein-coding regions in this window:
- a CDS encoding DUF6493 family protein, with product MSTVDKAEALAILQAGDASRCLDYFASLEPDARRELAALVKATAKKFRKGDFKEVKSGTWSWVSEHSDEQRECASVAEVAVATAAELKALAKNGIYRGAPDILARVRPDYLDEAAEIIAAGTPYNFPVAFELVNRGLSHRPSHENYALGLVTRSVHSQPVGDDTTLSQRLLQTPALLESEIWQLFEVEGGGEHSLAAHDKYRHASQSWSQALLELMHGGHLDRDRLIDATLSSLARDYAPFRAGWFSRFLTALQLSDAERAARGDALCALLGSNVPATVALALAELDRLEKTEPVSAATLLPALGPATLSRSKSTAKRALSLMRSLAKRDPTSKPDVARAAIHALAHESPDVQKAALDLLDRAGDAVDPELRALMQDAAPSVAATLRQRVAPWIATPGGRGAANATAASAAATAGLANAVAATVRDEGEAGIAAPPSPLDPSRRVQRIESLDELIFAHAHVLEDDSNVMEVERVLDAIARFGAERPQDFDERVSPLVKRAKKQAERYWDSPLIHGLACLALAWTAPPGQALKAFVHHADLDAARQTEELDFGAVWLERCERIARALDEAPGRELLSTPTHEGGFVEPKVLVERLRQQPEPSTFDFVIALLRLAPEGRKDALSLAKALKGKAADALRVALGGAPALDDSPWMLAAAPAPRRYAYEISSRKSGKYTFYSLGVSAEPATEGARRADRPAELLQHSKEYGKAAGFARSLVKWSLTVWPSGIEAYCFDALPSLAGNLDWSSAEWENVSYYELLRDTTLALGPLARVMLCVGLSAKEPGESGVSTDAAIAAIEQARTNGAELGEALSSLRDSGLVKLKRLSNTLGVVARASPLHTRHIVTAIERTLRGDPKAVPRDEGALVALLCELLAETGARIADAEAWSYLSASRHKSKVAEFAPG